In Pseudanabaena yagii GIHE-NHR1, the following proteins share a genomic window:
- a CDS encoding lysozyme inhibitor LprI family protein, whose product MNTILNSLSNSLTLAFGLSCLAIAPVAAETIAQSQIFGVAAPACESQTQIGLNICASRWAKTTNFLRSLIYEEVSSQQSEAGRTQLKVIEKTWTSYRDNHCQEVSEPFREGSIYPLLYLSCLARVTNDRIADLQGTNNPKLTPDATAQRLAKILNQGNLKNSAGQRQWLQYQAQHCQFESLRFTERSQVVKQCRDRLAESRLRELEALVRIR is encoded by the coding sequence ATGAACACAATTTTAAATTCCCTTTCAAATTCTCTTACGCTCGCTTTTGGATTATCCTGTTTAGCGATCGCCCCTGTCGCTGCTGAAACCATTGCCCAATCGCAAATATTTGGTGTAGCAGCTCCTGCCTGTGAGTCCCAAACGCAAATTGGTCTGAATATCTGTGCTTCCCGATGGGCAAAAACTACCAATTTCTTGCGATCGCTGATTTATGAAGAAGTCTCTAGTCAGCAATCTGAAGCAGGTCGAACTCAACTAAAAGTGATCGAAAAAACTTGGACTTCCTATCGAGATAACCATTGCCAAGAAGTGAGTGAACCATTTCGTGAAGGTTCCATTTATCCATTACTTTACTTGAGTTGTCTGGCGAGGGTGACGAATGATCGCATTGCTGATTTACAGGGTACAAACAATCCAAAACTGACACCAGATGCGACGGCTCAGCGCTTAGCCAAAATTCTCAATCAAGGAAATCTCAAGAATTCGGCTGGACAACGTCAATGGTTACAATACCAAGCACAACATTGTCAGTTTGAGTCATTACGCTTTACTGAGCGATCGCAGGTAGTCAAACAATGTCGCGATCGCCTAGCTGAGAGTCGCCTCAGGGAACTAGAAGCATTGGTACGAATTCGCTAA
- a CDS encoding ribosomal maturation YjgA family protein, with the protein MMTNKLTFNRQYFYLTVLLFLIEVAIAVFFDDQFIRPFVGDVLVVILIYSFVRTFWKIKANVAALSVLVFACFVEGLQYLNLIDKLGWRQYKVLAIILGTTFDWKDILAYVLGTAIILVWENRAPKRQ; encoded by the coding sequence ATGATGACCAATAAACTTACTTTCAATCGCCAGTATTTCTATTTGACGGTTTTACTCTTTCTCATAGAAGTGGCGATCGCAGTTTTTTTCGATGATCAATTTATTCGTCCCTTTGTTGGCGATGTGTTAGTAGTTATCCTCATTTACAGCTTTGTGAGAACCTTTTGGAAAATCAAGGCAAATGTAGCGGCTCTATCGGTTTTAGTCTTTGCCTGTTTTGTCGAAGGATTGCAGTACCTCAATCTAATCGATAAGTTAGGATGGAGACAGTACAAGGTTTTAGCGATTATTTTAGGCACAACCTTTGATTGGAAAGATATCCTTGCCTATGTCCTTGGTACGGCAATCATCCTAGTTTGGGAAAATAGAGCACCTAAAAGGCAATAG